Genomic window (Rubidibacter lacunae KORDI 51-2):
GTCATATGGTCGATAGCGGCGAGTGACGCGGCGGCGATCGTCGCCGACGCGATCGAGCGGGCGGCGAGCGGGTGGCGGTTGATACGGTGACGATGTCGGCGGGTAGTAATAGCGGTCGTCCTCGTCGCGATCGCCGCTAAAGGTTTTGCGGATGGCGCTAAAGAGGTTGTCGTCGTCCTCGTCGTCATACTGCAACTTGACTTCGCGTCCGAGTTCGTACAACGCGTCCTGCAAATCTGCTTGAGAGCGGTCGATGCTGCGTTCGTCATCGCGCTCCAATGCCTCGCGCAGATCGGCGATCGCAGTTTCCACGCGTCGGCGGTAGTAACTCGCAAACTGGTTGCCGAAGTCAAGCGCGACTTCTTTCAAGCGGCGTTGGGCGGCATCGGCTGCTGCTTCGGAACGGTTGCGCTTTTCGATGCGCTCTTTGCGTTCGCGATCGAGGCGGCTGTTTTCAGCTGCCTCTTGCAGCATCTGTTCCACTTCTCGCTCGTCGAGCCGCGATGCCCCCTGAATGGTCAGGCTTTGCTCGCGCCCCGTGGTTTTATCGACTGCCGTCACCTGCAGGATGCCGTTGGCATCGAGGTCGAAAGACACGGCTACTTGCGGCACGCCACGGGGGGCAGGGGGAATCCCTGTGAGCTTGAAGCGCCCGAGAGACTTGTTGTGGGTCGCCATCTCGCGTTCGCCTTGCAGGACGTGAACTTCCACCATCGTTTGGTTGTTCTCGCTCGTAGAGAACACGTCCGACCGCCGGACGGGAATCGTGGTGTTGCGCGGGATCAGCTTTTTCATCACACCGCCGATGGTCTCGATGCCGAAGGAGAGGGGCGTGACATCCAATAACAAGATGTCTTTGACTTCACCGGCCAGCACGCCAGCTTGCAAGGCCGCCCCAACAGCAACGACTTCGTCAGGGTTGACGTTTTGGTTGGGCTCAAGATTGATGAGGCTACCGACTAGGTCTTGCACCATCGGCATCCGCGTCGCGCCGCCCACGAGCACCACTTCGTCAATCTCCGACGGACGCAATCCCGCGTCCACCAGCGCGCGCTTCAGCGGGCGTCGCAGCCGCGCCATAAGGTCTTCGCACAACCCCTCGAAATGCGCGCGGGTTAGGCGCTGCTCCAAGTGTTTGGG
Coding sequences:
- the dnaK gene encoding molecular chaperone DnaK gives rise to the protein MGRVVGIDLGTTNSVVAVTEGGRATVIANAEGMRTTPSVVGYNKDGELLVGQMARRQSISDPHNTFFGIKRFIGRNYDELDATAKRVPYTIRRDENGYVRVHCPRQKKNFAPEEISARILQKLADDATRFLGEPVTGAVITVPAYFNDSQRQATRDAGRIAGLEVLRILNEPTAAALAYGLDREENATVLVFDLGGGTFDVSVMEVGDGVFEVRATSGDTQLGGNDFDRRIVDWLAEEFLASEGVDLRRSRQSLQRLTEAAEKAKIELSAVSATDIDLPFITATEDGPKHLEQRLTRAHFEGLCEDLMARLRRPLKRALVDAGLRPSEIDEVVLVGGATRMPMVQDLVGSLINLEPNQNVNPDEVVAVGAALQAGVLAGEVKDILLLDVTPLSFGIETIGGVMKKLIPRNTTIPVRRSDVFSTSENNQTMVEVHVLQGEREMATHNKSLGRFKLTGIPPAPRGVPQVAVSFDLDANGILQVTAVDKTTGREQSLTIQGASRLDEREVEQMLQEAAENSRLDRERKERIEKRNRSEAAADAAQRRLKEVALDFGNQFASYYRRRVETAIADLREALERDDERSIDRSQADLQDALYELGREVKLQYDDEDDDNLFSAIRKTFSGDRDEDDRYYYPPTSSPYQPPPARRPLDRVGDDRRRVTRRYRPYDEYENDWDEADDDWF